GTAAAACCCATATTTACGAGGCTGTTTTTAAACTCGGCCTGATTTTGTAAAAAGAGGTTCATCGTCTGCGTGTTGGAGCTAAAATTTATGTGCAGATTGTTGCCGCGATTTACCATCGTGATCTCGACCTCGCCCAAATTTAGCGGATTTAGCGTGATGTTAAAGCGCATAAACGGCGACTTGTAGGCCGCGACCTGCTCTTTTAAATTTGAGCTAAAGTTATCAAACGTCTCGCGCACGGCTTGGAAATTTCTGCTTTGTGCTTTGGCGTTTGAGATTACGTCTTTTACCATCGCGTTTAGCCCGCTATTTTCGCTACCGTCGCTTTGCGGCTCGGTCAGAACTTCCTCCTCGGCGCTCTCGCGCTCCGGAAATAGCAAATTTTGCAAATTTATCTTTTTAGAGTCTTGGCCGAGCCCCGATTTTTCGCTTTTTGCGGCGGTTAAATTTAGCTCGCTTTCAGCCTTGAGGCTTGGTTTTTCGTCTTTTAAATTTACCTCTTTCTCGTCCTCGTTTTTTACCGCTTCTTTTATGATTTTGGAGTTTTGAGTCAAATTTTGCGCATCTTGCGCTTTTGTATTGGCGTCTTTGGGTTGTGCTTTATTTTGCTCTTCTTGAACGGCTGCTAGTAGCTTATTTAGCGTATCTTTTGGCTCGGGCTCGTTTGCGTTTATGGCCTCTTCGACCTTGTTTTTTAGCTCGCTAAATACAAAATTTTTCTTAGGAGTTACGGGTTCAAAGAAATCTTTTTTCGCCAAACTCGGAAATTTCTCGCCCAGCTCGTCGGCCTGCTCTTGCGTCACTTCGATATTTTCTAGACCCAAATTTAGCTTATTTGCGATCTCGATTAGTTCGTTTAGATTTTTAGCTCCCCTTAGCTCGTTTAGCGTCGTTTCGCTTGATAGAGCTTTGGCTAGGCGGTTTTCGAAATTTGGAAATTTGCTGATTTTTTCGCCGCCGCTAAGCATCTCTAAAATTTGCAAAAGCTGCATAAAGGTCGCATTTTCAAACAAATTTTCCGCCGCTTCCTCGCCTAAAATTTCTTTTACGTCCGTGCTTTGGATGGGCGATTTGATTTGCCCGTTTTGAGCCGTTTGGGCGGATAAATTTACGGCTTTTGCCATCTCTTTTAGATCTTTTTCGCTTAAATTTTCGCCTTTTTTAGCGGCCGCGTCTAGCACCATAGAGAGAAACTCGCCGTCCTCTTTACCGCCTTTTTGCGCGTTTTTGCTCTGTTTTTTCACGCCGCCTTTGATGCTCGCGTCAAATGATAAAATATCGTTTTGAGTTGTCTGCATAAAAACCCTTTAAATTTAGCTTTCATGAGCTATGCAAGAAACGTTCCACAACGGCTTTATTATTTTTATAAGGAAAATTTGGCTAAAATCAGCCTCATTTTAATAACGGAGAAAAATTTGGAAAAGATACGAAACATCGCCGTCATCGCTCACGTCGATCACGGCAAAACTACGATGGTTGACGAGCTTTTGAAACAATCGGGTACTTTTAACGAGCACCAAACCGTCGGCGAACGCGTGATGGATAGCAACGACATCGAGCGCGAGCGCGGCATCACGATACTATCAAAAAACACCGCGATCCGCTACAAAGACACCAAAATCAACATCATCGACACCCCGGGCCACGCCGATTTTGGTGGCGAGGTAGAGCGCGTGCTAAAGATGGTCGACGGCGTTTTACTGCTCGTAGACGCGCAAGAAGGCGTAATGCCGCAGACTAAATTCGTCGTAAAAAAGGCTCTCTCGCTCGGCCTTCGCCCAATCGTCGTCGTAAATAAAATCGACAAACCAGCAGCCGATCCGGATCGCGTGATAAACGAGATTTTCGACCTTTTCGTGGCGCTTGAGGCAAACGACGAGCAGCTAGAGTTTCCCGTCGTTTACGCGGCGGCTAGAAACGGCTACGCGAAGCTAAATTTGGCCGACGAAAACGTAAATATGCAACCGCTTTTCGAGACGATTTTGTCTCACGTTCCGGCTCCTAGCGGCGACGTGAATAACCCTTTGCAGCTTCAGGTTTTCACGCTTGATTACGATAACTACGTCGGTAAAATAGGCATCGCGCGCATCTTTAACGGTAAAATTTCTAAAAACCAAAACGTGATGCTCGCTAAAGCCGACGGCACGAAAACGACGGGTAGGATTTCAAAACTCATCGGCTTTTTGGGTCTTGAGCGCCGCGACATAGACGAGGCGCAAGTGGGCGATATCGTGGCGATAGCGGGCTTTGAGGCGCTGGACGTGGGCGATAGCGTTGTGGATCCAAACTCTCCGATGCCGCTTGATCCGCTAAAAATCGAGGAGCCTACGCTTAGCGTCGTATTTAGCGTAAACGATAGTCCGCTAGCGG
The sequence above is drawn from the uncultured Campylobacter sp. genome and encodes:
- the typA gene encoding translational GTPase TypA, with translation MEKIRNIAVIAHVDHGKTTMVDELLKQSGTFNEHQTVGERVMDSNDIERERGITILSKNTAIRYKDTKINIIDTPGHADFGGEVERVLKMVDGVLLLVDAQEGVMPQTKFVVKKALSLGLRPIVVVNKIDKPAADPDRVINEIFDLFVALEANDEQLEFPVVYAAARNGYAKLNLADENVNMQPLFETILSHVPAPSGDVNNPLQLQVFTLDYDNYVGKIGIARIFNGKISKNQNVMLAKADGTKTTGRISKLIGFLGLERRDIDEAQVGDIVAIAGFEALDVGDSVVDPNSPMPLDPLKIEEPTLSVVFSVNDSPLAGTEGKHVTSNKLDERLASEMKTNIAMRYENIGEGKFKVSGRGELQITILAENMRREGFEFCLGRPEVIIKEIEGVRCEPFELLVCDVPDEFSGTVIEKLGRRKAEMVSMNPTGDGQTRIEFEIPARGLIGFRSQFLTDTKGEGIMNHSFLEFRPLIGSVEHRSNGALVSMENGVTLAYSLWNLQDRGVLFVDPQTKTYVGMIIGEHSRPNDLDVNPIKGKNLTNVRASGSDDAIKLVPPRKLSLERALEWIEEDELVEVTPTNIRVRKRYLDPTMRRRMAKTKE
- a CDS encoding flagellar hook-length control protein FliK — its product is MQTTQNDILSFDASIKGGVKKQSKNAQKGGKEDGEFLSMVLDAAAKKGENLSEKDLKEMAKAVNLSAQTAQNGQIKSPIQSTDVKEILGEEAAENLFENATFMQLLQILEMLSGGEKISKFPNFENRLAKALSSETTLNELRGAKNLNELIEIANKLNLGLENIEVTQEQADELGEKFPSLAKKDFFEPVTPKKNFVFSELKNKVEEAINANEPEPKDTLNKLLAAVQEEQNKAQPKDANTKAQDAQNLTQNSKIIKEAVKNEDEKEVNLKDEKPSLKAESELNLTAAKSEKSGLGQDSKKINLQNLLFPERESAEEEVLTEPQSDGSENSGLNAMVKDVISNAKAQSRNFQAVRETFDNFSSNLKEQVAAYKSPFMRFNITLNPLNLGEVEITMVNRGNNLHINFSSNTQTMNLFLQNQAEFKNSLVNMGFTELEMNFSDQNQQKKEQGQKSYKGSKFNADGTEQVEAAAPRLELVVPRYV